The Gymnodinialimonas sp. 57CJ19 genome includes a window with the following:
- a CDS encoding tetratricopeptide repeat protein, with protein MIRAPLLASIAAISLISTPLAAQNASADAQRQAIFQQMLTDPSNRQLMRDYARLSVQARDFEAAAATLERLVDLEPNNATARVELAIAYFALGSYAVAEYHLAAAQSSGSLSPEQLTQVARYRDEAQDRDDRSDYRGRLAVGYAYADTSGEQGAFVTGSVDWRIDMGDADVTQWITEFAFSSYEPGDSSINSRSSGRLRTGPQWRLARDAYGPRLQAYAELGWFQNDSTLSGDYTSWGVGLAYANPINERFTVYADATTGRQIARAATGSDFDFYDFDLGVTYRPSRDTRVRLSGTMGGREEVDDPTPIEITEASVRLAAQHAFDVGWEHLPNRWIAGAWAEAGQAERIDGGTTTDVDEESYGVWLRAFVLEDIYIETTAAQVFEDSVTGGVTTSREELIYTFQVGWEF; from the coding sequence ATGATCCGAGCCCCTCTTCTGGCGTCTATTGCCGCGATCTCGTTAATTTCCACGCCGCTGGCGGCGCAAAACGCAAGCGCTGACGCGCAGCGCCAAGCTATTTTCCAGCAGATGCTGACCGATCCAAGCAACCGACAGCTGATGCGTGACTATGCGCGGCTTTCTGTCCAGGCCCGTGATTTTGAGGCCGCCGCCGCGACCTTGGAACGCCTTGTTGATCTGGAGCCGAACAACGCTACGGCCCGTGTGGAATTGGCGATTGCCTACTTTGCCTTGGGCTCTTACGCGGTGGCCGAATACCATCTCGCGGCGGCTCAATCTTCTGGCTCGTTGTCTCCCGAGCAGCTGACCCAAGTGGCCCGCTACCGCGACGAGGCGCAGGACCGCGATGACCGCTCTGACTACCGGGGCCGCCTTGCCGTGGGCTACGCCTATGCCGACACCAGCGGCGAACAGGGCGCGTTTGTGACCGGCTCGGTGGATTGGCGCATCGACATGGGCGACGCCGATGTCACCCAATGGATCACCGAATTTGCCTTCTCCAGCTATGAACCCGGCGACAGCTCGATCAACAGCCGCAGCTCCGGGCGCTTGCGCACCGGCCCGCAATGGCGCCTGGCCCGCGACGCCTACGGCCCGCGCCTGCAAGCCTATGCCGAACTTGGCTGGTTCCAGAACGATTCCACCCTGTCGGGGGACTATACCTCTTGGGGGGTGGGCCTTGCCTACGCCAACCCAATCAATGAGCGTTTCACGGTCTACGCCGACGCAACCACGGGCCGACAGATCGCCCGCGCCGCCACCGGTTCCGATTTCGATTTTTACGACTTTGATCTGGGCGTGACCTACCGCCCCTCTCGGGACACACGGGTCCGGCTTTCGGGCACCATGGGCGGGCGTGAGGAAGTGGACGATCCCACCCCGATTGAGATCACCGAGGCCTCTGTCCGGTTGGCCGCCCAACACGCCTTTGACGTGGGTTGGGAACATCTGCCAAACCGCTGGATCGCAGGCGCATGGGCCGAAGCGGGGCAGGCAGAACGGATCGACGGCGGCACCACCACGGACGTCGATGAGGAAAGCTATGGGGTCTGGTTACGGGCCTTCGTATTGGAAGATATCTATATTGAAACCACTGCCGCGCAGGTCTTTGAGGATTCTGTCACCGGCGGTGTGACGACCTCACGTGAAGAATTAATTTATACATTCCAAGTCGGTTGGGAGTTTTAA
- a CDS encoding FecR family protein, which translates to MPFKTITWAAVAALTFAAPLAAQNIGTVASSEPTLRGTPPGAGTRTLGLGAGVVQNETIASSGSGRGQILFVDQTTLSMAPNTTIVLDEFVFNPNRSGQMGLQMTQGALRFIGGSLSRGQEATVTTPTATIGIRGSSALIIYQNGETITVFLAGERLCITSTAGGRACTSRRGGVLTEDGYQGRVNPAFLAQVLELIDGAPGGGGGSGLGSGVDNPNPSDRGPVSTTGEEFDPEIFDEDFRFDDLFEGLPESPPETPIDLCDYGSLDSGYLDPPQGSILIPCD; encoded by the coding sequence ATGCCCTTCAAAACCATCACATGGGCCGCCGTTGCGGCCCTGACATTCGCCGCGCCCCTGGCGGCGCAAAACATCGGCACTGTCGCCTCGAGCGAGCCGACGTTGCGTGGCACCCCACCCGGGGCAGGAACGCGGACGTTGGGTTTGGGCGCGGGCGTTGTCCAGAATGAAACCATCGCCTCGTCTGGTTCTGGCCGCGGGCAGATCCTTTTTGTCGATCAGACAACGCTGTCCATGGCCCCCAACACGACAATCGTGTTGGATGAATTCGTGTTCAACCCCAATCGCTCCGGTCAGATGGGCCTGCAAATGACCCAAGGCGCGCTGCGCTTTATCGGTGGCTCACTATCGCGGGGCCAGGAGGCAACGGTCACGACCCCCACCGCCACCATCGGCATTCGCGGATCAAGCGCGTTGATCATTTACCAAAACGGCGAGACGATAACCGTGTTCTTGGCGGGGGAGCGGCTCTGCATCACGTCGACCGCGGGCGGGCGTGCCTGCACCAGCCGCCGCGGCGGCGTGCTGACCGAAGATGGCTACCAAGGCCGCGTGAACCCTGCGTTCCTTGCCCAGGTGTTGGAACTGATCGACGGCGCGCCGGGCGGCGGTGGCGGCTCGGGCCTTGGCTCGGGCGTGGACAATCCCAACCCCTCGGATCGTGGGCCAGTCTCCACAACCGGGGAAGAGTTCGATCCAGAGATTTTCGACGAAGATTTCCGCTTCGATGACCTGTTTGAAGGTCTGCCGGAAAGCCCCCCTGAAACGCCCATAGACCTCTGCGATTACGGCAGCTTGGATTCCGGTTATCTCGATCCTCCCCAGGGCTCGATATTGATTCCCTGCGATTAA
- a CDS encoding sulfotransferase family protein: MGFPGTWMTTSESMVYRVVPKCACSTIGQIMYYADNGEYFDGDIHDATGGMHKWAFDNSQPVITSNVQAHKSYAFTCVRNPYTRILSSFFDKICGIQRNGRRYRGNMVPLLIQKYGIEVGGDDGKGEFDQIASFRRFLLFARDTIRWRKPMDPDIHWSAMSGHVSTFIVNGGQYDKIFWTESFNDGMQSVLDATDNAHPIKLKDVPRFNESEGHGPKRLHPVEDYFDDLSMHLVKEIYHRDFDLFKYDFDNPGNKMPIGEIDLDEVHAKLGR, translated from the coding sequence ATGGGATTTCCGGGCACCTGGATGACGACAAGCGAAAGCATGGTGTATCGTGTGGTACCCAAATGCGCTTGCTCAACCATCGGTCAGATCATGTATTACGCCGACAACGGCGAATATTTTGATGGCGACATCCACGATGCCACTGGCGGCATGCACAAGTGGGCCTTCGACAATAGTCAGCCGGTTATCACCAGCAACGTTCAGGCGCACAAAAGCTATGCCTTTACCTGCGTGCGCAACCCCTACACCCGAATCTTGTCCAGCTTCTTCGATAAAATCTGCGGCATTCAACGCAATGGCCGCCGCTATCGGGGCAACATGGTGCCGCTCTTGATCCAGAAATATGGCATCGAAGTGGGCGGCGATGACGGCAAGGGCGAGTTCGACCAAATCGCCAGTTTCCGCCGGTTCTTGCTGTTCGCCCGCGACACCATCCGTTGGCGCAAGCCCATGGACCCGGATATCCATTGGTCCGCCATGTCGGGCCATGTCTCCACGTTCATCGTGAACGGTGGCCAATATGACAAGATTTTCTGGACCGAAAGCTTCAACGACGGCATGCAAAGCGTGCTGGATGCCACCGACAACGCCCATCCGATCAAGCTGAAGGATGTGCCGCGTTTCAACGAATCTGAGGGCCACGGCCCCAAGCGTCTGCACCCGGTCGAGGACTATTTCGACGATCTCTCGATGCATTTGGTCAAGGAAATCTACCACCGCGACTTCGATCTGTTCAAATATGACTTCGACAATCCCGGCAACAAGATGCCCATCGGTGAGATCGACCTTGATGAGGTTCACGCAAAACTGGGCAGGTAA
- a CDS encoding cyclic nucleotide-binding domain-containing protein: MADLIAQLNMGTGSIAILLVGLVFKLAGFAVRDEMWLRVLVVCGFICDAAYYFFRADPILPSVFSNIALLSINVVLIVAIVSERTTWRMSADDRQTFSHFSTLTPGQFRRLRKMVKAELADAGTVLTQEGAPVDDLMLVFAPTITITKGGESFPIRGPAFVGEIAFLTGNVSSADVTLPDGGTVLRVDSTVLRKHMAHSPAFKNAMTALFGAELARKVAESVPIVPAVGAEKVNDVNPS, encoded by the coding sequence ATGGCGGACCTTATTGCACAGTTGAACATGGGCACGGGCAGCATTGCGATCTTGCTGGTTGGGCTGGTGTTCAAGCTTGCGGGGTTCGCGGTGCGCGATGAGATGTGGCTGCGGGTCCTGGTGGTATGCGGCTTCATCTGCGACGCCGCGTATTACTTCTTCCGCGCGGATCCGATCTTGCCTTCTGTCTTCTCGAACATCGCGCTACTCAGCATCAACGTGGTGCTGATCGTGGCCATCGTGTCCGAGCGGACAACGTGGCGGATGTCTGCGGATGACCGGCAGACGTTCAGCCATTTCTCGACCCTCACACCGGGACAGTTCCGCCGCCTGAGAAAGATGGTTAAGGCAGAGCTCGCCGACGCGGGCACCGTGCTGACACAAGAGGGCGCGCCAGTGGATGACCTGATGTTGGTCTTCGCCCCCACGATCACCATCACCAAGGGGGGCGAGAGCTTTCCGATCCGAGGTCCGGCTTTCGTGGGGGAGATTGCATTTTTGACAGGCAACGTCTCCAGCGCCGATGTGACCTTGCCCGATGGCGGCACGGTTTTGCGCGTGGATAGCACGGTTTTGCGCAAACATATGGCGCACTCGCCTGCGTTCAAGAACGCGATGACCGCGCTTTTCGGGGCAGAGTTGGCGCGCAAGGTGGCGGAGTCGGTGCCGATCGTCCCAGCCGTCGGGGCGGAGAAGGTTAACGACGTTAACCCCTCTTGA
- a CDS encoding cyclic nucleotide-binding domain-containing protein, translated as MEYSIWSASGLLGVALYLSAYGGLQLGLLRGSSLTYTAMNLLAASAVLISLNEAFNLSSALIQVFWIVLSVVGLARLAWHHSQARFTPDEQAFLAAHFSTLPPHLARKFLRLGRWQTVSPGTVVSRQGTMVHELIYIGSGQADVRAHGATVAILSPGALIGELTIQHGGEATADVEITAEAHIFTLPRAALIRELEADHAFALAVSGALQIEAQRKIDAANRERAVVAP; from the coding sequence ATGGAATATTCGATCTGGTCGGCCTCCGGCCTGCTGGGGGTTGCCCTTTACCTATCGGCTTACGGCGGCCTGCAACTGGGCCTTCTGCGCGGCAGCTCTCTCACCTACACGGCGATGAATTTACTTGCCGCCTCGGCCGTGTTGATCAGCTTGAACGAGGCATTCAACCTGTCTTCGGCGTTGATCCAGGTTTTCTGGATCGTCCTATCCGTGGTGGGATTGGCGCGGTTGGCGTGGCACCACAGCCAAGCCCGGTTCACGCCCGACGAACAGGCGTTTCTTGCCGCCCATTTCAGCACCCTTCCGCCCCATCTGGCACGTAAATTCCTGCGTTTGGGGCGCTGGCAAACCGTCAGCCCCGGCACGGTTGTGTCGCGTCAGGGCACCATGGTTCACGAGCTGATTTACATCGGATCAGGCCAGGCCGATGTCCGCGCCCATGGTGCGACGGTCGCCATCCTTAGCCCTGGCGCGTTGATCGGAGAGTTAACGATTCAACATGGCGGAGAGGCCACCGCCGATGTCGAGATAACGGCCGAGGCCCATATTTTCACCCTGCCCCGCGCCGCCCTGATCCGAGAGTTGGAGGCGGATCATGCCTTCGCCCTCGCCGTTTCGGGCGCCTTGCAGATTGAGGCGCAGCGCAAGATTGACGCCGCCAACCGCGAGCGGGCCGTCGTAGCGCCCTAA
- a CDS encoding adenosine kinase, producing MAQKYDLVGIGNAIVDVISHGDESFLDNMGIQKGIMQLIERERAEILYGAMTDRVQAPGGSVANTVAGAGTLGLKAAFLGKVKSDALGKFYADGMTSDGIDFPNPPVDGDVPPTSRSMIFVSPDGERSMNTYLGAGADFDEGDVDAGVAGDTRYLFLEGYLYDKDEGKRAFRAAAQACHKGGGKAGVSLSDPFCVDRHRDDFRRLIAEEMDFTLGNEEEWLSLYQVEDIEAALAEAAADCETVVCTRSGDPVILIRDGERVEVPVNRVTPVDATGAGDQFAAGFLYGVATGQTLEVAGKMGVAAAAEVIAHVGPRPKRPLREVFAEQGLI from the coding sequence ATGGCCCAGAAATACGACCTTGTCGGCATCGGCAACGCGATTGTTGACGTGATCTCTCATGGGGATGAGAGCTTTTTGGACAATATGGGAATCCAGAAAGGCATCATGCAGCTGATCGAACGCGAACGCGCCGAGATCCTTTACGGCGCGATGACCGACCGTGTGCAAGCGCCCGGCGGTTCCGTTGCGAACACGGTCGCGGGGGCCGGGACCTTGGGCCTGAAAGCAGCGTTTCTTGGAAAAGTGAAATCCGACGCGTTGGGCAAGTTCTATGCAGATGGCATGACGTCGGACGGAATCGACTTTCCCAATCCGCCCGTAGATGGCGATGTGCCGCCCACGTCACGGTCGATGATTTTCGTCTCTCCCGATGGGGAACGCTCGATGAATACCTATCTGGGCGCGGGCGCAGACTTTGACGAAGGCGACGTGGACGCAGGCGTTGCGGGCGACACGCGGTATCTGTTTCTGGAGGGATACCTCTATGACAAGGACGAGGGAAAACGCGCCTTCAGAGCCGCCGCGCAAGCCTGCCACAAGGGCGGCGGCAAGGCCGGTGTTTCGCTGTCCGACCCCTTCTGCGTGGACCGTCACCGCGACGATTTCCGGCGCTTGATCGCCGAGGAAATGGACTTCACCCTCGGCAATGAAGAAGAGTGGCTTTCGCTTTACCAGGTGGAGGATATCGAGGCCGCGCTGGCCGAAGCCGCGGCCGATTGTGAGACGGTGGTTTGCACCCGCTCGGGCGACCCGGTGATCTTGATCCGCGACGGCGAGCGTGTCGAAGTGCCGGTTAATCGGGTCACGCCGGTGGATGCCACAGGCGCGGGCGATCAGTTTGCAGCGGGTTTCCTTTACGGTGTCGCCACAGGACAAACCCTTGAGGTCGCAGGTAAAATGGGCGTCGCTGCGGCGGCAGAGGTTATCGCCCATGTGGGCCCCCGCCCCAAGCGCCCCCTGCGTGAGGTCTTTGCCGAGCAAGGTTTGATCTAA
- a CDS encoding adenylate/guanylate cyclase domain-containing protein produces MSRITVILGLVVTALMVGLTAFPPPIFERARDAVFDGYQRTMPRPYDPTAPVHIIDIDEAALGAYGQWPWPRSYMAELTDRVFDHGAAAVGFDVLFAEPDRTSPELIVDSWARFTDGAAPVLPDLGIAPHDTRFAEAMRGRPVVLSVAGGLEGSMPEAVAGFAVTGATPSTLTTYPGAISNLPELTAAASGIGTISLGRNADGITRSVPMVSDFGGVLIPSLSAELLRVAQGAGGHVLRTSEASGEMSGGTVAATAMQVGALSFPLEADGRFRMYYAGYQPERVTPVGALFEAEGISPELQDRFAGRIILVGSSAQGLFDIRTTPLDGQIAGVTLHAEIIEQIVSGAFLMRADWMRGLEILIVALSGILLTILIRLERPLLGLGAALVFGGGSVVGGVMAFSMGGVLFNPVTAVLTAVLVYLPGTTLGYLAKERARRSIRERFARFLPPPLIAEIEKNPTAALTPEGAERDLTVMFVDMRGFSTVTEGMPPDRVVTLVNTFLSAVAEALVDHGATIDKFMGDAVMAFWNAPIERADHAIAALGALHAVNEAAEQANFLLTSQGLPRVNLGVGLNTGPASVGLMGSRDRLSYTCIGDSVTLAARLEGLTRIYGTRNCVGPNTVAECPPHLQAVTLDLIAVKGFANAVEVSTVLPRMTPGLEAFATALAEARATFIAQDWAGAEAAMMRVAKIKVPTCNTALLAKAYLDRIEAYKEIPPPEGWQGEFVAQSKR; encoded by the coding sequence ATGTCACGGATAACAGTCATCTTGGGACTGGTGGTGACGGCACTGATGGTCGGCCTGACGGCCTTTCCCCCGCCGATTTTTGAACGCGCCCGCGATGCGGTTTTCGATGGCTACCAACGCACGATGCCACGCCCCTACGACCCAACGGCGCCGGTCCACATCATTGATATTGATGAGGCCGCTTTGGGCGCTTACGGCCAGTGGCCGTGGCCGCGCAGCTACATGGCGGAGCTGACGGATCGCGTGTTTGACCATGGCGCGGCGGCGGTGGGCTTCGACGTGTTGTTTGCCGAGCCGGACCGGACCTCTCCTGAATTGATTGTCGACTCCTGGGCCCGGTTCACCGATGGCGCGGCACCCGTCTTGCCGGACCTTGGCATCGCCCCGCATGACACGCGCTTTGCCGAGGCGATGCGGGGGCGGCCGGTGGTTTTGTCGGTCGCGGGCGGGTTGGAGGGCTCCATGCCCGAGGCCGTGGCCGGGTTTGCCGTGACCGGGGCCACGCCGAGCACGTTAACCACTTATCCCGGCGCGATCAGCAATCTGCCCGAGCTGACGGCGGCGGCCAGCGGGATTGGCACGATCTCTTTGGGGCGCAACGCCGATGGGATTACGCGCAGCGTTCCCATGGTCTCGGATTTCGGGGGGGTGTTGATCCCGTCGCTGTCGGCAGAGCTGTTGCGGGTGGCGCAAGGGGCGGGGGGGCATGTGCTGCGCACCTCGGAAGCGTCCGGCGAGATGTCGGGCGGAACCGTTGCGGCCACGGCGATGCAGGTCGGCGCGCTGTCTTTTCCGCTGGAGGCAGACGGGCGTTTTCGCATGTATTACGCGGGCTATCAGCCGGAACGCGTGACGCCGGTGGGGGCGTTGTTTGAGGCCGAAGGGATCAGCCCAGAGCTGCAAGACAGGTTTGCGGGGCGGATCATCCTGGTCGGGTCGTCGGCGCAGGGCCTTTTCGATATCCGAACGACGCCCTTGGATGGGCAGATTGCAGGCGTCACGCTACACGCTGAAATAATTGAACAAATCGTGTCAGGCGCGTTCTTGATGCGGGCCGATTGGATGCGCGGGCTGGAGATCTTGATCGTCGCGCTCTCGGGCATTTTGCTAACCATCCTGATCCGACTGGAGCGGCCCCTGCTTGGCCTTGGGGCGGCGTTGGTCTTTGGCGGTGGCTCAGTGGTGGGCGGTGTGATGGCGTTCTCCATGGGGGGGGTGTTGTTCAACCCGGTGACGGCGGTGCTGACGGCGGTGCTTGTCTATCTCCCCGGCACGACCCTGGGCTATCTGGCGAAGGAACGCGCCCGCCGGTCGATCCGCGAACGCTTTGCCCGCTTCCTGCCGCCGCCCCTGATCGCCGAGATCGAAAAGAACCCCACCGCCGCCCTGACACCAGAAGGGGCGGAGCGGGATTTGACGGTGATGTTTGTAGACATGCGGGGGTTTTCCACGGTGACCGAAGGGATGCCTCCGGACCGAGTCGTTACTCTTGTTAACACTTTCCTGAGCGCTGTGGCCGAGGCTCTGGTGGATCACGGGGCCACGATCGACAAATTCATGGGCGACGCGGTGATGGCGTTCTGGAACGCGCCGATTGAGCGTGCCGACCACGCCATCGCCGCCCTGGGTGCCCTCCACGCGGTGAACGAAGCGGCGGAACAGGCGAATTTTCTGCTGACCTCGCAAGGCTTGCCGAGGGTTAATCTGGGGGTCGGCCTGAACACCGGGCCTGCGTCTGTGGGATTGATGGGCTCGCGCGACCGGCTGTCTTACACCTGCATCGGCGACAGCGTGACCCTTGCGGCGCGGCTGGAGGGGCTGACCCGCATCTACGGCACGCGCAACTGCGTGGGGCCGAACACAGTGGCCGAATGCCCGCCGCATTTGCAGGCCGTTACGCTGGATTTGATCGCGGTGAAGGGCTTTGCCAACGCGGTAGAGGTGTCAACGGTTCTGCCGCGCATGACACCGGGATTGGAGGCCTTTGCGACCGCCTTGGCCGAGGCCCGCGCCACCTTTATCGCCCAGGATTGGGCAGGGGCGGAGGCGGCGATGATGCGGGTGGCCAAGATCAAGGTGCCGACGTGCAATACGGCGCTTCTGGCCAAAGCCTATCTGGATCGTATCGAGGCCTACAAAGAAATCCCCCCGCCAGAGGGCTGGCAGGGGGAATTTGTAGCGCAGTCAAAGCGGTAG
- a CDS encoding bifunctional helix-turn-helix domain-containing protein/methylated-DNA--[protein]-cysteine S-methyltransferase, translated as MPQDQDPSGSYHFNVMRRALDLIDANPHQSLDDLAKALGMSPAHFQRTFSGWVGVSPKRYQQYLTLDHARRLLADRFTVLDTVGETGLTSGGRLHDLFLRWEAMSPGTYASGGKGLTIRWGWFDSPFGPALVMATEKGICGIGFAAETGPEAAMDDLCSRWPNAEYVEDAASLRPMAEAAFHGTGDLHLSLIGAPFQIKVWEALLSIPTGHVTTYSEIAGAIGKPRAVRAVGTAVGRNPISWLIPCHRALRKSGGLGGYHWGLPVKRAMLAWEAATTEDGAA; from the coding sequence ATGCCCCAAGACCAAGACCCATCCGGCAGCTACCACTTCAACGTCATGCGCCGGGCGTTGGACCTGATTGACGCTAACCCACACCAATCGCTTGATGATTTGGCAAAGGCCCTCGGCATGAGCCCGGCTCATTTCCAGCGCACCTTCAGCGGGTGGGTCGGCGTCAGTCCCAAGCGGTATCAACAATACCTGACGCTGGATCACGCCCGCCGCCTGCTGGCGGACCGCTTTACCGTGCTCGACACGGTGGGGGAGACCGGGCTGACCAGCGGCGGGCGGCTGCACGACCTGTTCCTGAGATGGGAAGCGATGAGCCCCGGAACCTATGCCAGCGGCGGCAAGGGCCTGACGATCCGTTGGGGGTGGTTTGACAGCCCCTTTGGCCCCGCCCTGGTGATGGCCACCGAGAAAGGCATCTGCGGCATCGGTTTCGCCGCAGAGACCGGGCCGGAAGCCGCGATGGACGACCTCTGCTCACGCTGGCCCAATGCCGAATATGTGGAAGACGCCGCCTCTCTCAGGCCCATGGCCGAAGCCGCGTTCCATGGCACGGGCGACTTACATCTGTCGCTGATCGGCGCCCCGTTCCAGATCAAAGTGTGGGAAGCCTTGCTGTCGATCCCCACGGGCCACGTCACCACCTACTCCGAGATTGCAGGCGCCATCGGCAAGCCCCGTGCCGTGCGCGCCGTGGGCACAGCGGTGGGGCGCAATCCGATCTCGTGGTTGATCCCCTGCCACCGCGCGTTGCGCAAATCCGGCGGTCTGGGCGGTTACCATTGGGGCCTTCCGGTGAAGCGGGCCATGCTGGCCTGGGAAGCCGCCACAACGGAAGATGGCGCGGCCTGA
- a CDS encoding RidA family protein produces MSRQNVSSGSYLEPQIGFSRAVRIGNIVAIGGTAPIAAGGGTDCVGDVYGQTKRCLEIALTALTDAGGSVSDVIRTRIILTDINTFKDAARAHAEVFTDIRPVTTVMAVSAFVDPDWLVEIELDAILKD; encoded by the coding sequence ATGAGCCGTCAGAATGTTTCTTCCGGGTCTTATCTGGAGCCTCAGATCGGATTCTCGCGGGCGGTGCGCATCGGCAATATCGTGGCCATCGGCGGCACGGCTCCGATTGCCGCGGGCGGCGGCACCGATTGCGTCGGCGACGTATACGGCCAGACGAAGCGCTGCCTCGAGATTGCATTAACGGCGTTAACGGATGCGGGCGGCAGCGTGTCCGATGTCATCCGCACCCGCATAATTTTGACTGATATCAACACCTTCAAGGACGCAGCCCGCGCCCACGCCGAGGTGTTCACCGACATCCGCCCCGTCACCACGGTGATGGCGGTTTCCGCATTTGTTGATCCCGACTGGTTGGTCGAGATCGAACTCGACGCCATTCTAAAGGACTAG
- a CDS encoding OmpA family protein, which produces MARHIKPLILATASALALTACVGNTVAPTTANGQNRTRDGAVIGGLLGGFLGATASGENQGRNAVLGAAAGAAAGGLIGNALDRQAQDLRGALSNDRILIENTGSELVVTMPEGILFDVDSAAIRAGLQADLRALANNLNQYPATDVQVVGHTDNTGSAGYNQDLSTRRAQGVAGVLLEAGVAPSRVRSSGRGESEPIATNLTPEGRQQNRRVEVIIRPR; this is translated from the coding sequence ATGGCACGACATATCAAACCCCTCATTCTGGCCACCGCCAGCGCATTGGCCCTGACGGCCTGCGTCGGCAACACCGTGGCCCCTACAACCGCCAACGGCCAAAACCGCACCCGTGACGGCGCGGTCATCGGCGGCCTCTTGGGCGGCTTCCTCGGCGCAACAGCCAGCGGCGAAAACCAGGGCCGCAATGCGGTGCTTGGCGCGGCAGCGGGTGCCGCCGCAGGCGGGCTGATCGGCAACGCGCTGGACCGTCAGGCACAGGACCTGCGCGGGGCGCTCTCCAACGACCGCATCCTGATCGAGAACACCGGATCAGAGCTTGTCGTCACCATGCCCGAAGGCATCTTGTTCGACGTCGATAGCGCCGCCATCCGGGCCGGTCTGCAAGCGGACCTGCGGGCATTGGCCAACAACTTGAACCAATACCCGGCCACCGATGTGCAGGTGGTGGGCCACACCGACAACACCGGGTCCGCGGGCTATAATCAGGACCTCTCCACCCGTCGCGCTCAAGGTGTGGCCGGCGTCCTGCTCGAGGCGGGCGTCGCCCCTTCGCGTGTGCGGTCTTCCGGGCGCGGCGAAAGCGAGCCGATTGCCACCAACCTCACCCCCGAGGGGCGCCAGCAAAACCGCCGGGTCGAAGTCATCATTCGCCCCCGCTAA
- the nth gene encoding endonuclease III, translated as MAKALPYHTIHEIFTRFRDAEAEPKGELHHVNVYTLVVAVALSAQATDAGVNRATAELFKIADTPQKMLDLGLEAVTEHIKTIGLYRNKAKNVIKLSQILVDEYGGEVPSSRTALQSLPGVGRKTANVVLNMWWGMPAQAVDTHIFRVGNRTLIAPGKDVEAVERAVEDNVPAEFQLHAHHWLILHGRYICVARKPKCGACLIRDLCVFEDKTPDPLPGKAKR; from the coding sequence ATGGCAAAAGCGCTTCCATATCATACGATTCACGAGATCTTCACGCGGTTCCGCGATGCCGAGGCCGAACCCAAGGGCGAATTGCACCACGTCAACGTCTATACGCTGGTGGTCGCGGTGGCGCTGTCGGCGCAGGCGACGGATGCGGGCGTGAACCGGGCCACGGCCGAGCTGTTCAAGATCGCCGACACGCCGCAAAAGATGCTCGACCTTGGGTTGGAGGCGGTGACGGAGCACATAAAAACCATTGGCCTCTACCGGAATAAAGCCAAGAATGTCATCAAGTTAAGCCAGATACTGGTGGATGAATACGGGGGCGAGGTGCCCTCATCGCGCACGGCGTTGCAATCGCTGCCGGGGGTGGGGCGCAAGACCGCGAATGTGGTGCTGAACATGTGGTGGGGGATGCCCGCACAGGCGGTGGACACCCATATCTTCCGCGTCGGCAACCGGACGCTGATTGCGCCGGGCAAGGACGTGGAAGCGGTGGAACGCGCCGTCGAGGATAACGTCCCCGCCGAATTCCAACTGCACGCCCATCACTGGCTCATCCTTCACGGTCGCTACATCTGCGTGGCGCGCAAACCCAAGTGCGGCGCTTGTCTGATCCGCGACCTCTGCGTTTTTGAAGACAAGACACCCGATCCCTTGCCCGGAAAGGCCAAAAGATGA